Proteins encoded by one window of Cuniculiplasma divulgatum:
- a CDS encoding N-acetylglucosamine kinase: MMFISVDGGATKTVAVCYSEDGIIHGMGISGSGNYRTAGVEKAGKNIREAILRAVHRADVDESEITKFSIALAGVKDSNLKNELVSSIVDKERASKVRVLNDGEAGFECRFPGMDGIVICPGTGMVSYGRKGNIFKRVSGWGWILGDEGGAFYIAKRALQETMKIYDGRSGIRSDIPDYVKDYFQINDLKEIVNKVYTNPPEIGRIASFASIVSKLAEKEDDLATLLMEESAAEAARCITSLTESMFGEEKVHFSGYGGLFRASNIYWDKIRKIVLDQHPDMFPSEPLYGYHAVIGSIYLMLKEENMDLKFDLDSEVKSIENQISRISEYERDRYLLMH; encoded by the coding sequence ATGATGTTTATTTCCGTGGATGGTGGTGCCACAAAGACCGTGGCGGTTTGTTATTCTGAAGATGGAATTATCCACGGAATGGGCATTTCAGGTTCAGGCAATTACAGGACCGCTGGAGTTGAGAAAGCTGGAAAAAACATAAGGGAAGCCATATTAAGGGCTGTTCACAGGGCAGATGTGGATGAGAGTGAAATAACAAAATTTTCCATAGCACTGGCAGGTGTGAAGGACTCAAATTTAAAAAATGAACTTGTATCAAGTATCGTTGATAAGGAAAGGGCTTCAAAGGTAAGAGTACTTAACGATGGAGAAGCGGGATTCGAATGCAGATTTCCAGGAATGGATGGAATAGTAATATGTCCAGGTACAGGAATGGTTTCCTATGGAAGGAAGGGAAACATATTCAAAAGAGTCAGTGGATGGGGGTGGATACTGGGCGATGAGGGTGGAGCTTTTTACATAGCAAAAAGGGCACTGCAGGAAACAATGAAAATTTATGATGGTCGTTCAGGCATAAGAAGTGATATTCCAGATTATGTTAAGGACTATTTTCAAATAAATGATCTGAAAGAGATTGTGAATAAGGTGTACACAAATCCACCTGAAATAGGAAGAATAGCTTCATTCGCCAGCATAGTATCAAAACTGGCTGAAAAAGAGGATGATCTTGCAACTTTGCTCATGGAAGAATCTGCCGCAGAGGCAGCAAGATGTATTACATCACTCACGGAATCAATGTTTGGTGAGGAGAAGGTACATTTTAGTGGCTATGGGGGATTATTCAGAGCATCAAACATTTACTGGGATAAAATCAGAAAAATCGTACTAGATCAGCATCCAGATATGTTTCCATCTGAACCTTTATACGGATATCATGCAGTGATTGGTTCCATATATCTTATGCTCAAAGAGGAAAATATGGATTTGAAATTTGATCTCGACAGTGAGGTAAAATCCATAGAAAATCAGATCAGCAGGATTTCAGAATATGAAAGGGATAGATACCTCCTTATGCATTGA
- a CDS encoding serine hydrolase domain-containing protein, translated as MGENRKSGRNMNGFSEELKEFVEKNYKGVSSGMNVLVGKGSYKTSYFTGEIKELNFKYNENTIYDMASLTKPVVTASLVMKYVERGELSLEDSLGSLGLYNQDLLISNLTVKQLITHTSGLTSTFPLYKYGKTKEDYLRTIGLMHQHNTLPATEEYSDLNFILLAFLLEEISGKSLDILAKEKIFSPLSMKSSFFNPSVAKENIAPTEEDPERGMPVWGKVHDEKAFFYGGVCGHAGLFSSTHDLGIFTEALLNGKIVRKETLNQMITPQNQNIGGMFGLGWMIKVPRPLVSGPSFGYNAFMGETVNYGAFGHTGFTGTSICIDPKTGSYAIVLTNRVYPTRENIRILKFRRRFHNFVFSVLNNSD; from the coding sequence ATGGGTGAAAACCGCAAAAGTGGAAGGAATATGAATGGTTTCTCAGAAGAGCTGAAGGAATTCGTTGAGAAAAATTATAAGGGTGTATCATCAGGAATGAACGTTCTGGTTGGAAAAGGATCATATAAAACATCATATTTTACAGGAGAAATAAAAGAACTCAATTTCAAATATAATGAGAATACCATATATGATATGGCTTCTCTTACAAAACCGGTAGTAACAGCAAGTCTTGTAATGAAATATGTGGAGAGAGGAGAACTAAGTTTGGAGGACAGCCTTGGATCACTTGGTCTCTATAATCAGGATCTGTTAATTTCCAATCTAACGGTTAAACAGCTCATAACACACACATCAGGTCTTACCTCAACATTTCCTCTATACAAATATGGAAAAACGAAGGAAGACTACCTCCGAACCATTGGATTGATGCACCAGCATAATACCCTTCCAGCAACGGAAGAATACAGTGATCTAAACTTCATACTGCTTGCCTTCCTTCTCGAGGAAATCTCAGGAAAATCTCTTGATATTCTTGCAAAAGAGAAGATATTCTCACCTCTTTCAATGAAGAGCTCATTCTTCAATCCTTCTGTTGCAAAAGAAAACATTGCACCAACAGAGGAGGATCCAGAAAGGGGGATGCCAGTATGGGGAAAGGTACATGACGAGAAGGCATTTTTTTATGGGGGTGTATGCGGCCATGCAGGGTTATTCAGCAGCACTCACGATTTGGGCATCTTTACTGAAGCTCTTTTAAACGGAAAAATTGTCAGAAAGGAAACACTTAATCAAATGATAACACCACAGAACCAGAATATAGGAGGAATGTTCGGCCTGGGATGGATGATAAAGGTTCCAAGACCATTGGTTTCAGGGCCATCATTTGGTTACAATGCATTCATGGGAGAAACTGTTAATTATGGTGCATTCGGACATACTGGATTCACCGGAACATCCATCTGTATAGATCCAAAAACAGGATCCTATGCAATTGTACTGACTAACAGGGTATATCCAACAAGGGAAAATATCAGGATACTAAAATTCAGAAGAAGATTTCATAACTTTGTATTCTCTGTGCTCAACAATTCAGATTAA
- a CDS encoding SIS domain-containing protein: MTVMYEEIQEEPEAIRKTINENADKIKKVIDQIKNSSLVFITGSGTSYNAALILNYTLLENGIRSVAMTSSEYTENIVRNMKGTITNIIFSQSGESSDAISNLKLSKKYGFTVIGITNEKESQLFMESDHPILTHAGKEKSIAATKSHAAQVAVSMLMDYSLRNDKKLVEDLDHLCSGIEKIFSLTEQIRLLSSEIHNKVVFLGSEKSYPVALEGGLKFKETTGLITESYPTREYFHGPIHRLDRETTIIWLTEGSLPNKKIMEKLEELSGEIITIGNGEAVLKFNEEKPFQKVFNSLVFIQLLANFKAVSMGLDPDHPSNLNKVVRW; this comes from the coding sequence ATGACAGTCATGTATGAAGAGATCCAGGAAGAGCCTGAGGCCATAAGGAAAACTATCAATGAAAACGCTGATAAAATTAAAAAAGTAATAGATCAAATAAAAAATTCATCTCTGGTCTTTATTACAGGTAGTGGAACCAGTTATAACGCTGCTCTCATCCTAAATTATACATTACTGGAAAACGGCATAAGATCAGTGGCGATGACATCGTCAGAATACACTGAAAATATTGTAAGGAATATGAAAGGCACTATCACTAACATAATTTTTAGCCAGTCAGGTGAAAGTAGCGATGCAATATCCAATTTGAAGCTTTCAAAGAAATATGGATTTACAGTCATAGGAATAACAAATGAGAAAGAAAGTCAGCTATTCATGGAATCCGATCATCCCATACTCACACACGCTGGAAAGGAAAAGTCCATAGCGGCAACCAAGTCCCACGCTGCTCAGGTGGCTGTATCGATGCTCATGGACTACAGTCTCAGGAATGATAAAAAACTGGTTGAAGATCTGGATCATTTATGCAGTGGTATAGAAAAAATATTTTCACTGACAGAGCAAATAAGATTACTTTCATCTGAAATCCATAATAAGGTTGTTTTCCTGGGTTCAGAAAAGAGCTATCCAGTGGCTCTTGAGGGTGGTCTTAAGTTCAAGGAAACCACTGGACTGATCACAGAATCATATCCAACAAGGGAATATTTTCATGGACCGATCCACAGACTGGACAGGGAAACAACTATTATATGGCTGACTGAGGGTAGTTTACCAAACAAAAAAATTATGGAAAAACTAGAGGAACTATCTGGAGAAATAATTACAATAGGGAATGGAGAAGCAGTGCTGAAATTCAACGAGGAAAAACCGTTTCAAAAAGTTTTCAATTCACTTGTTTTCATTCAGCTTCTTGCAAATTTCAAGGCTGTAAGTATGGGTCTGGATCCTGATCATCCTTCGAATCTGAACAAGGTCGTGAGGTGGTGA
- the nagA gene encoding N-acetylglucosamine-6-phosphate deacetylase, which produces MSLESSILLKRIITINGCRDNCYLNVKDGVIHSITEKKIFDNEIVDFSNLTAVPGFIDIHTHGYFGVDATYSSEEEIHRWAQMLARKGITSFIPTCVSLPLETMIKFINKIRSASLHQKEDEARILGMRSEGPYISLEQKGAHNPLYLRRPDIDELRKIIQAAGSSLFIIDMAPELENFRESLEYLLENNKVVSIGHSNASYSQATAGIDSGARLMTHFFNAMSPLKHREAGMVGAGLLSDSVYLELIGDMHHVSREAIKILLKTRDIDHIIGITDSLSIGGTTSADAKLGGLDVIKKDGVAWIRDTNTIAGSILTMDTAFQNLHEIVSDPVNLTKIFSTNASKALSLKNIGYIDVGMDADINIIDDHMKVKGTMIRGCMIGDVK; this is translated from the coding sequence ATGAGTCTGGAAAGCAGTATTCTTTTGAAGAGGATCATTACAATCAATGGTTGCAGGGATAACTGCTATCTAAATGTGAAAGATGGAGTTATACACAGCATAACGGAGAAGAAAATTTTTGATAACGAAATTGTGGATTTTTCAAATCTCACTGCAGTTCCAGGATTTATAGATATACACACCCACGGTTATTTTGGTGTTGACGCAACATACTCATCTGAAGAAGAAATTCACAGATGGGCACAAATGCTTGCAAGAAAGGGCATCACCTCATTTATACCCACATGCGTCTCCCTTCCCCTTGAAACCATGATAAAATTTATCAATAAAATCAGATCAGCATCACTTCATCAAAAGGAAGATGAGGCGAGAATACTTGGTATGAGGAGTGAAGGCCCATACATAAGCCTAGAACAAAAGGGTGCACATAATCCACTGTACCTGAGAAGACCAGATATAGATGAATTAAGAAAAATAATTCAGGCTGCTGGCAGTTCCCTTTTCATAATTGATATGGCTCCTGAACTTGAAAATTTCAGAGAGTCGCTGGAGTATCTACTGGAAAATAATAAGGTTGTTTCTATTGGACATTCAAATGCCTCCTATTCCCAGGCCACGGCAGGAATAGATTCTGGTGCAAGACTGATGACACACTTTTTTAATGCCATGTCTCCCCTAAAGCACAGAGAGGCCGGAATGGTTGGTGCTGGTCTCTTATCTGATTCAGTTTATCTGGAACTCATAGGAGACATGCATCACGTTTCCAGAGAAGCTATTAAGATTTTGCTGAAAACAAGAGACATTGATCACATAATTGGAATAACGGACTCATTATCCATAGGAGGGACAACTTCAGCTGATGCAAAGCTAGGAGGTCTTGATGTCATTAAGAAGGACGGTGTGGCATGGATCAGGGATACAAACACCATAGCTGGTAGTATCCTAACCATGGATACAGCGTTCCAGAATCTTCATGAAATAGTTTCTGATCCGGTGAATCTTACAAAGATATTTTCTACCAATGCCTCGAAAGCACTGAGCCTGAAGAACATTGGATATATAGATGTGGGAATGGATGCTGACATAAATATCATTGATGATCATATGAAAGTTAAAGGAACCATGATAAGGGGATGTATGATCGGTGATGTAAAATGA
- a CDS encoding N-acetylmuramic acid 6-phosphate etherase: MTLSTEDVNPFSIDIGEWDIETISSFIHLSDIAAYEAVGKAMNKISEACKMILESLEKGGRVIYLGAGTSGRVAAQDVVELLPTYDLGTEFFDFILAGGPGSLVKSVEGAEDDENGSVEELKKRNINSKDIIVGVTASGSTPFVLGGMIYGRSLGCKTIGITNNHAKRIEQYSDLCIELITGPEVIQGSTRMKAGTAQKMALNIISTTVAVKLGRTYKNTMSHMGSWYNEKLKKRSVNILMTQFSMKETEAMKLLAENNYNINKCIEILKRVDK, encoded by the coding sequence ATGACTCTGTCCACTGAAGATGTAAACCCTTTCTCCATAGATATTGGTGAATGGGATATAGAAACAATTAGCTCATTTATTCACCTCTCAGATATAGCTGCATATGAAGCAGTTGGAAAAGCAATGAATAAAATTTCTGAAGCCTGCAAAATGATTCTGGAATCGCTCGAAAAGGGTGGTAGGGTTATTTATCTTGGAGCAGGTACAAGTGGGAGGGTTGCTGCCCAGGATGTTGTTGAACTGCTTCCCACATATGATCTTGGCACAGAATTTTTTGATTTTATACTTGCTGGAGGACCCGGATCGCTGGTGAAATCCGTTGAAGGGGCAGAGGATGACGAAAATGGATCTGTTGAAGAATTGAAGAAGAGAAATATCAATTCGAAAGATATTATTGTTGGAGTAACGGCCTCAGGTTCTACCCCTTTTGTCCTTGGTGGTATGATCTACGGAAGATCCTTAGGATGCAAGACCATAGGAATAACAAACAATCATGCCAAAAGAATAGAGCAGTATTCTGATCTGTGTATAGAGCTGATTACTGGACCGGAAGTGATACAGGGATCAACCAGAATGAAGGCAGGTACCGCACAGAAGATGGCACTGAATATAATTTCAACTACTGTAGCAGTAAAACTAGGAAGAACGTATAAAAATACCATGTCTCATATGGGTTCATGGTACAATGAGAAACTGAAGAAACGATCGGTTAACATACTTATGACACAGTTCTCAATGAAGGAAACGGAAGCCATGAAGTTGCTTGCTGAAAACAATTATAACATTAACAAATGCATAGAAATTTTGAAAAGGGTAGATAAGTAG
- a CDS encoding dipeptide epimerase: protein MIKSVKFKKMNLEMKKPFKIALGSTDFYEGFLVSIETDDGITGYGEATTTPFITGDTIGSIESELAFFSKKLVGEDESPETINTKMKAWMRSSKASRNAIDCALWDIIGKRANMNLVKLLGNHKKSILTSYTVDLVDSETAKTQAKELLSQGLRVFKIKVGSGIEEDLKRVKVVREIVGEDKMIYIDFNQAYSVKNAVKISRLLEPYNIEFMEQPIASTDISGLRFIRDHSEIPVYADETIFTPQDVSEVMRREAVDGINIKLMKSGGISDAMQMANTAKSFGVPVMIGCMVETRIANTSGLIVALSNSAVKYADLDGYNNIKEDPVTEGILMSKGEVRLSNDLPGTGISVKEKFRI, encoded by the coding sequence ATGATAAAATCAGTAAAATTTAAAAAGATGAATCTTGAAATGAAGAAGCCCTTCAAGATTGCACTGGGCTCAACGGACTTTTATGAAGGTTTTCTTGTTTCCATAGAAACCGATGATGGGATAACCGGTTATGGAGAAGCTACAACAACACCATTCATTACGGGAGACACCATAGGTTCAATAGAAAGTGAGCTAGCCTTCTTTTCAAAGAAACTGGTTGGCGAAGATGAATCACCAGAGACTATTAACACAAAGATGAAAGCGTGGATGAGATCATCAAAGGCAAGCAGAAATGCTATTGACTGTGCACTGTGGGATATCATAGGAAAAAGAGCAAATATGAATCTTGTAAAATTGCTGGGTAATCATAAGAAGTCAATCCTGACATCATACACTGTAGATCTTGTTGATTCAGAGACAGCCAAAACACAGGCAAAGGAACTATTATCACAGGGTCTCAGGGTATTCAAGATAAAGGTAGGTTCTGGGATCGAGGAGGATCTTAAGAGGGTAAAGGTTGTAAGAGAGATAGTTGGGGAAGACAAGATGATTTACATAGACTTCAACCAGGCATACAGCGTGAAGAATGCGGTTAAAATATCAAGACTTCTTGAGCCCTATAATATAGAATTTATGGAACAACCCATAGCATCTACGGATATTTCTGGACTGCGTTTCATCAGAGATCATTCTGAAATACCTGTTTATGCAGATGAGACTATTTTCACACCACAGGATGTTTCTGAAGTTATGAGGAGAGAAGCCGTGGATGGCATAAATATAAAGCTTATGAAATCTGGAGGTATTTCTGATGCAATGCAGATGGCGAACACAGCAAAGTCATTTGGAGTGCCTGTAATGATCGGATGTATGGTTGAAACCAGAATTGCAAACACCTCTGGTCTTATAGTAGCTTTGAGTAATTCTGCAGTTAAATATGCTGACCTTGACGGATACAATAACATAAAGGAAGATCCTGTCACAGAGGGCATTTTGATGAGTAAGGGAGAGGTAAGGTTATCTAATGATTTACCAGGTACGGGTATATCTGTGAAAGAAAAATTCAGGATATAA
- a CDS encoding BadF/BadG/BcrA/BcrD ATPase family protein produces the protein MSMLLAIDGGSTKTISVVFDEEKNEIVSVGLSGSANYTTNSLEFAITNLSKSINDAIEAADITMDSIEKVIVSIVGIGDSEEATKMGNEIISSLIGKREYSVINDGLAAYYLGNGSENGIVFAPGTGSVGYIKIENRMKRFGGWGWSIGDMSSATWFSKKSVEVAMMEMDSESGRKPFLETVENHFKTSLRELSWQIERRYIQKEKLASFSVNLSRMAKDGNKEALALFDESASYMGKIINGIRSKYSDAKRVSIMGGTMQAGEFYYKMIRKYIPDVNIFFGYEIVIGTIMHMKNEMDFKFRDSLLKQLDHSLEKIPEGELKGYLNIDKPMKLP, from the coding sequence ATGAGTATGTTGCTTGCCATTGACGGGGGATCTACAAAAACCATATCTGTTGTATTTGATGAGGAAAAAAATGAGATAGTTTCTGTTGGACTTAGCGGATCAGCAAATTATACTACGAATAGTCTGGAATTTGCCATAACAAACCTAAGCAAATCTATAAATGATGCAATAGAAGCGGCAGATATAACAATGGATTCGATTGAAAAGGTAATCGTGTCAATAGTAGGAATAGGAGATTCAGAAGAAGCAACAAAAATGGGAAATGAGATAATTTCCAGTCTTATTGGGAAAAGAGAATATAGTGTAATTAATGATGGCCTGGCTGCTTATTACTTAGGAAACGGTAGTGAAAATGGTATAGTTTTTGCACCTGGTACTGGAAGTGTGGGATACATAAAGATAGAAAATAGAATGAAAAGATTTGGAGGATGGGGATGGAGCATTGGAGATATGTCCTCTGCCACATGGTTTAGTAAAAAATCTGTTGAGGTTGCAATGATGGAAATGGATTCAGAAAGTGGTAGAAAACCATTTCTTGAAACTGTAGAGAATCATTTCAAGACTTCGTTAAGGGAATTATCCTGGCAGATTGAACGCAGATATATACAAAAGGAGAAATTAGCCTCATTTTCAGTAAATCTATCAAGGATGGCAAAGGATGGAAACAAAGAGGCACTCGCACTGTTCGATGAATCTGCATCCTATATGGGTAAAATTATTAATGGAATTAGAAGTAAATATTCTGATGCAAAAAGAGTTTCCATAATGGGTGGGACAATGCAGGCAGGAGAATTTTATTATAAAATGATTAGAAAATATATACCTGATGTTAACATATTTTTTGGATATGAAATTGTAATTGGAACTATTATGCATATGAAGAATGAGATGGATTTTAAATTCAGAGACAGTTTGCTTAAGCAGCTTGATCATTCCCTTGAAAAAATACCGGAAGGTGAATTAAAGGGGTATTTGAATATAGACAAACCAATGAAACTTCCATGA
- a CDS encoding TrmB family transcriptional regulator has translation MDSDTFRDLEKFQLSNYEIKAYSSLLLKGPMRASEIIKVTGIPQPRTYDVLGKLQRKGLIIMNSSINKTYEAIMPSAALRHNVEYMNEYIDRLDKYILENRSDFEIRAPNVWFIENSKSVMLKLELMISESNSEIILSMEYHKLAELLPALRRARKRGVTICSVMKESIDEKSLVTLSELGILRIRSIMPVEIVVVDRKIAFLNANSLSQTSDYSIFIQEEELVDVLDYYFFNMNWVSSRYYRDFDGMENVKISSSWLACELIDNAFSKGYKCKVEVEGFDASGPVSLNADVISVKRIQGLQYAFVIKTITGTYTVGGKNATLEDIKMVSGVFNFEKE, from the coding sequence TTGGATTCAGATACATTCAGAGACTTAGAAAAATTTCAATTATCTAACTACGAGATCAAGGCTTATTCCTCACTGTTGTTAAAGGGTCCTATGCGCGCCAGTGAAATAATAAAGGTTACTGGAATTCCCCAGCCAAGAACATATGATGTTCTTGGTAAACTTCAGAGAAAAGGGCTCATAATCATGAACTCGAGCATAAACAAAACTTATGAGGCCATAATGCCTTCAGCAGCTCTCAGGCACAATGTAGAATATATGAATGAGTACATTGATCGTTTGGATAAATATATTCTGGAGAACAGGAGTGATTTTGAAATTAGGGCTCCCAATGTATGGTTTATAGAAAACAGCAAGAGCGTGATGTTGAAGCTTGAATTGATGATTTCAGAGTCTAATTCAGAAATTATATTATCTATGGAATATCATAAGCTAGCTGAACTCCTGCCTGCATTAAGGAGGGCCAGAAAAAGAGGGGTCACAATATGCTCTGTTATGAAAGAGAGCATAGATGAAAAAAGTTTGGTCACATTATCTGAACTTGGCATACTAAGAATAAGAAGTATAATGCCCGTTGAAATTGTGGTTGTTGATAGAAAAATAGCTTTCTTGAATGCAAATTCTCTTTCTCAAACTTCTGATTATTCTATATTTATACAGGAGGAAGAGCTCGTTGATGTTCTCGATTACTACTTTTTCAATATGAACTGGGTCTCATCAAGATATTACCGCGACTTCGATGGAATGGAAAATGTTAAAATTTCTTCATCCTGGCTTGCATGTGAACTAATTGATAACGCTTTTTCAAAAGGATATAAGTGCAAGGTTGAAGTAGAAGGATTTGACGCCAGTGGACCTGTTTCACTTAATGCAGATGTTATCTCTGTAAAGAGAATTCAGGGTTTGCAGTACGCATTTGTAATCAAAACTATAACTGGTACTTATACAGTAGGGGGAAAAAATGCCACCCTTGAGGATATAAAGATGGTATCTGGCGTTTTCAATTTTGAAAAAGAATGA
- a CDS encoding TIM-barrel domain-containing protein translates to MAYKISLFDDYRLVSFNGYRSIMNFRNTKKEEERRKVDAMPDGIEFSVENDCIVILINLAVKSHIIGLGAKAFPVDRKRKKFVMLNRDPDTYKTGEDPIYSSIPFFILTLEDKAFGYFVDYPGKIVLDFGVEIYDKIKITVDSKKCDFYLFNGDTPEKILEQYLRLTGSPVLIPKWATGHSISRYTYYPDTAALEVLINYKKFVPVDSMYFDIHHMQDYKLFTWNRKRFKNPKSFIKSLHERDTKIVTIIDPSIKIDQNYEVFNRLNGTYMETENNEIYSGSMWPGTSAFPDFFNKESRKRWGNEIKRWLEYGVDGIWLDMNEPTVLQGDKIIDGKSIHKCDDGTTRKHKEIRNAYPNFQAMATFYSMKEKDLNPFILTRAGYSGIQKYAAMWTGDNISSYDDLYLQMSMVPSLSISGITSCGCDLGGFFSNSNPQLLADYYRMALLFPLYRNHKDIAGNEQEIFLQPPRIRDDIIKSVLMRYKFTDQIYQCLFFSHKYLKPSISPLSFYYWNDETTIHLRDEYMLGDNLIYAPKIENQESREVYIPKGEWIRFSNNEKIIGPAYLKVDDHFPIFVKNNSAIIYDDKILIYGKGSFDMYLGDEFKVSDSDKDKDILIGEKRIQVKAIEISK, encoded by the coding sequence ATGGCTTATAAAATAAGTTTATTTGATGATTATAGGTTGGTAAGTTTTAATGGATATCGATCCATTATGAATTTCAGAAATACCAAAAAGGAGGAGGAAAGGAGGAAAGTTGACGCAATGCCAGACGGTATAGAATTTAGTGTGGAGAATGACTGTATTGTCATTCTGATCAACCTCGCAGTCAAGTCACATATTATAGGACTGGGAGCAAAAGCTTTTCCAGTAGATAGGAAGCGGAAAAAATTTGTAATGCTGAATAGAGACCCGGATACATACAAAACTGGCGAGGATCCAATATATTCATCGATTCCATTTTTCATCCTAACACTGGAAGATAAAGCATTTGGATACTTTGTGGACTATCCCGGTAAAATAGTGCTTGATTTTGGTGTAGAGATATATGACAAAATTAAGATAACAGTGGATTCTAAGAAATGTGATTTCTACCTCTTTAATGGAGACACTCCGGAAAAAATATTGGAGCAATATCTTAGATTGACAGGAAGCCCAGTTTTAATACCGAAATGGGCTACAGGGCATTCCATATCACGTTATACCTATTATCCTGACACGGCCGCACTTGAGGTTCTGATTAATTACAAAAAGTTTGTACCTGTAGATTCTATGTATTTTGATATACATCATATGCAGGATTACAAACTTTTCACATGGAATAGAAAACGTTTCAAAAATCCCAAATCATTCATAAAGAGTCTTCACGAAAGAGACACAAAAATTGTAACTATTATCGACCCTTCTATTAAAATAGATCAGAATTATGAAGTTTTTAATAGATTGAACGGTACATATATGGAAACGGAGAATAATGAGATATATTCAGGTTCAATGTGGCCAGGTACATCTGCCTTTCCTGATTTTTTTAACAAAGAGTCTAGAAAGAGATGGGGAAATGAAATTAAAAGATGGCTTGAGTATGGTGTAGATGGCATATGGCTTGATATGAATGAGCCCACTGTTCTTCAGGGGGATAAAATAATAGACGGCAAATCCATTCATAAGTGTGATGATGGAACTACAAGGAAACACAAAGAAATAAGAAACGCTTATCCAAATTTTCAAGCAATGGCCACATTTTACTCTATGAAGGAAAAAGATCTAAATCCGTTCATACTAACAAGAGCTGGATATTCTGGAATACAAAAATACGCTGCTATGTGGACCGGGGACAATATTTCTTCCTATGATGATCTATATCTACAAATGTCTATGGTTCCATCTCTTTCAATAAGTGGTATAACTTCCTGTGGATGCGATCTTGGAGGATTTTTCAGTAATAGCAACCCTCAGCTACTTGCAGACTATTACAGGATGGCCCTACTTTTTCCATTATACAGAAACCACAAAGACATAGCTGGGAATGAACAGGAGATTTTTCTCCAGCCACCAAGAATCCGGGATGATATAATTAAAAGTGTACTAATGCGCTACAAATTTACGGATCAAATATATCAGTGTTTATTCTTCTCTCACAAATATCTAAAGCCAAGCATATCACCACTTTCATTTTATTATTGGAATGATGAAACTACTATTCATCTGAGGGATGAGTATATGCTCGGAGACAATTTAATATATGCACCAAAAATTGAAAATCAAGAATCAAGGGAGGTTTACATTCCGAAAGGTGAATGGATTCGTTTCAGTAATAACGAAAAGATTATCGGTCCAGCCTATTTGAAAGTCGATGATCATTTTCCCATTTTTGTAAAGAACAATTCAGCAATTATCTACGATGATAAAATACTTATTTATGGGAAGGGGAGTTTCGATATGTATTTGGGAGACGAATTCAAAGTTTCTGATTCTGATAAGGATAAAGATATTCTAATAGGGGAAAAGAGAATTCAAGTTAAGGCAATTGAAATAAGTAAATAA